The Tripterygium wilfordii isolate XIE 37 chromosome 4, ASM1340144v1, whole genome shotgun sequence genome has a window encoding:
- the LOC119997615 gene encoding ferrochelatase-2, chloroplastic-like — protein MAAMNATSISGVKLSASDRKFFRSCPQVRPVLSVSCWLLEGLQESQAFMVSVSKSTDKSSVLCWGLQHKANKRNNTGLTFSSVGVGTYDLSSVESQSHVTEDKVGVLLLNLGGPETLNDVQSFLFNLFADPDIIRLPRLFRFLQQPLAQLISVLRAPKSKEGYASIGGGSPLRKITDEQARDIKLALESRNMAANVYVGMRYWLSFTEDAILQIKKDNVTKLVVLPLYPHYSISTTGSSISVIQSIFREDAYLSRLPVSIIKSWYQQDGYVKSMADLIEKELVKFSNPEEVMIFFNAHGVPNFYVKDVGDPYKDQMEDCIILIMRELKTGGINNEHTLAYQSRVVPVQWLKPYTDKVLVEVGQKGVKSLLAVPVSFVSEHIETLEEIDMEYKELALESGIENWGRVPALGCTSSFITDLADAVIEALPSARAMSTSSSISEENDHDFLRYCIKVSFGSILAFLLLLLPKLMSAFKSHML, from the exons ATGGCGGCGATGAATGCGACGTCGATCTCGGGCGTTAAGCTTTCTGCTTCCGATCGTAAATTCTTCAG GTCATGCCCTCAAGTCAGACCTGTCTTGTCTGTTTCTTGCTGGTTGCTCGAGGGATTACAAGAATCTCAGGCTTTCATGGTTTCAGTTTCCAAGTCAACCGATAAAAGTTCTGTCTTATGCTGGGGATTACAACACAAAGCCAACAAGAGAAATAATACTGGACTAACATTTTCCTCTGTTGGAGTAGGCACATATGATTTAAGTTCTGTAGAATCTCAATCACATGTCACGGAGGATAAGGTTGGGGTGTTGCTTCTGAATCTTGGAGGGCCAGAAACACTTAATGATGTTCAGTCATTTTTATTTAATCTATTTGCGGATCCT GATATTATACGTTTGCCAAGGCTGTTTCGTTTTCTTCAGCAACCATTGGCACAATTAATTTCTGTACTCCGGGCTCCCAAAAGTAAGGAAGGGTATGCATCCATAGGAGGTGGCTCACCTTTGCGAAAAATAACAGACGAGCAG GCACGAGATATTAAGTTAGCTTTGGAATCAAGAAATATGGCAGCAAATGTCTACGTAGGAATGCGTTATTGGCTTTCATTCACTGAGGACGCAATTCTGCAG ATCAAGAAGGACAATGTAACGAAACTTGTTGTGCTGCCACTTTATCCACATTATTCCATTTCGACAACTGGATCAAGCATCAGTGTTATCCAAAGTATCTTCAG GGAAGACGCATATCTATCTAGGCTGCCTGTTTCTATCATAAAGTCCTGGTATCAACAAGATGGTTATGTCAAGTCTATGGCTGATCTGATTGAAAAAGAGCTTGTGAAGTTCTCTAATCCAGAGGAG GTCATGATATTCTTTAATGCCCACGGGGTACCAAACTTTTATGTAAAAGATGTGGGTGATCCATACAAGGACCAGATGGAGGATTGCATCATCTTAATCATGCGAGAGTTGAAAACTGGAGGAATCAACAATGAGCATACTCTTGCTTACCAG AGCCGTGTGGTTCCTGTGCAATGGCTAAAGCCCTACACTGACAAAGTACTCGTTGAGGTTGGTCAGAAAGGGGTGAAGAGTCTTCTAGCTGTACCAGTGAG CTTTGTGAGTGAGCACATAGAGACTCTCGAAGAGATTGACATGGAGTACAAGGAGCTGGCTCTTGAATCCGGCATTGAGAATTGGGGTCGGGTGCCTGCTTTGGGGTGTACCTCTTCTTTCATCACAGATCTTGCAGATGCTGTAATAGAAGCCTTACCATCAGCAAGAGCCATGTCTACATCAAGTAGCATCTCTGAGGAAAATGACCATGATTTTCTGAGGTATTGTATCAAAGTATCCTTCGGTTCCATCTTAGCATTTCTTTTGCTGTTACTTCCAAAATTGATGTCTGCATTCAAGAGCCATATGTTGTGA